In Apis mellifera strain DH4 linkage group LG3, Amel_HAv3.1, whole genome shotgun sequence, one DNA window encodes the following:
- the LOC100576098 gene encoding F-box protein SKIP22 has product MGPSLQALPIELKYRILRLLDARTLTKMAQCCKQFCELCSDSQLWKSLIQRDFPNFIRTSNKKMTKDKDYCYQDYIVARRYSSFASKHRNFENTDLEDIFF; this is encoded by the coding sequence ATGGGTCCTAGTCTTCAAGCTCTTCCAATTGAATTAAAGTACAGAATTTTAAGGTTGTTAGATGCCCGTACTTTGACAAAAATGGCACAATGTTGTAAACAATTTTGTGAACTCTGTTCAGACTCGCAATTGTGGAAATCTTTGATACAAAGAGACTTTCCAAATTTCATAAGAACAAGTAACAAAAAAATGacgaaagataaagattattGTTATCAGGATTATATAGTAGCACGCCGATATTCTTCTTTTGCGTCGAAACacagaaatttcgaaaatacagatttagaagatatatttttttaa